A genomic window from Cytobacillus suaedae includes:
- a CDS encoding S8 family serine peptidase — protein sequence MKRFVRSSTILLVFLLAFSSFSLGAFAETTKTSTTPQKLAELVGNIDVTSSQSTTVIVELTEESIVEAKHKGKSQSKGNLKKARDEVKNAVKQAAKSSKVNREYDHVFSGFSVELPANEIPALLAVPGVKAVYPDVTYTVTGDDGELISPEAYSPQMLNSAPHIGANAAWETGFTGKGVTVAVIDTGVDYTHPDLDHAFGSYKGYDLVDNDNDPQETPVGDPRGEATTHGTHVAGTVAADGLIKGVAPEATLLAYRVLGPGGSGTTANVIAGIERAVQDGADIMNLSLGNSLNIPDFATSIALDWAMAEGVVAITSNGNSGPANWTVGSPGTSRDAISVGATQLPYDNYSVETTTTGGVTYATAKVMGYATVADLTALDGKEIEFVDAGLGSVADFADIDVKGKIALISRGGFAFVDKAANAKAAGAVGAIIYNSSAGEIPFVIPGMEVPTIKMSDVDGKNMLAELEKGNNKVTFDLTYESTDPEIVADFSSRGPVTGTWMIKPDVSAPGVNIVSTVPGGYGAKQGTSMASPHVAGAAAILLQAHPNWNVDDVKAALMNTAENLINPATGADYAHNTQGAGSIRVVDAINAETLVTPGSHSFGVFSKVEDMQVEKQHFTIKNLSNERKTYSFAVSFKGNPDGIKVMTSNNLKVNAGQTQQVNFNVQVEASKLTPGYYEGTVVVSDGTSTFDVPAILFVQEPDYPRVESLDVTIDSNGLITEVGGYFTGGAESVEFFVYLSNADGQPLQYLGDIASFENVAQGWQYFAWDGTLTNGTELQKGQYYNVYAYTTYKGQTDLTGLNFLFE from the coding sequence TTGAAGCGCTTTGTACGTTCATCTACTATTTTATTAGTCTTTCTATTAGCATTCTCCTCTTTTAGTTTAGGAGCATTTGCTGAAACGACGAAGACAAGTACGACACCACAAAAATTAGCAGAACTAGTTGGAAATATTGATGTAACATCCTCTCAATCTACTACAGTGATTGTAGAATTAACAGAAGAGTCAATTGTTGAAGCGAAACATAAAGGTAAATCACAGTCAAAAGGAAACTTAAAGAAGGCTCGTGATGAAGTGAAGAATGCTGTTAAACAAGCAGCAAAATCTAGTAAAGTAAATCGTGAATATGATCATGTATTCTCTGGGTTCTCAGTTGAGCTACCTGCAAACGAGATTCCCGCTCTTTTAGCGGTACCTGGTGTAAAAGCGGTTTATCCAGATGTTACATATACTGTAACTGGTGATGATGGAGAGCTTATTTCTCCTGAAGCATATAGCCCACAAATGTTAAACAGTGCTCCACATATCGGAGCTAATGCAGCATGGGAAACTGGTTTTACAGGAAAAGGTGTGACAGTTGCAGTTATCGATACTGGTGTTGATTACACTCACCCTGACTTAGATCATGCTTTTGGTTCATATAAAGGTTATGACCTTGTTGACAATGACAATGACCCACAAGAAACGCCTGTTGGTGATCCTCGTGGAGAAGCAACAACACACGGTACTCACGTAGCTGGTACGGTTGCTGCAGATGGACTTATTAAAGGGGTAGCACCTGAAGCTACATTATTAGCTTACCGCGTACTAGGACCAGGTGGTAGTGGTACGACTGCAAACGTAATCGCTGGTATTGAGCGTGCTGTTCAAGACGGTGCAGACATAATGAACCTATCATTAGGAAACTCTCTAAACATCCCTGATTTTGCAACAAGTATTGCACTTGACTGGGCAATGGCTGAAGGTGTAGTTGCGATCACTTCAAATGGTAACTCAGGTCCTGCAAACTGGACTGTTGGTTCACCAGGTACTTCTCGTGATGCGATTTCTGTAGGAGCAACTCAGCTTCCTTATGATAACTATTCGGTTGAAACGACAACTACTGGTGGCGTTACTTATGCTACAGCTAAAGTAATGGGTTATGCTACGGTAGCTGATTTAACAGCTCTTGACGGCAAAGAGATTGAATTTGTCGATGCTGGTTTAGGGTCTGTAGCAGATTTTGCTGATATTGATGTTAAAGGAAAAATTGCATTAATTAGCCGTGGTGGTTTTGCATTCGTTGATAAAGCTGCTAATGCTAAAGCTGCTGGTGCAGTTGGTGCGATCATTTACAATAGTAGTGCTGGAGAAATTCCTTTTGTTATTCCTGGAATGGAAGTTCCTACAATTAAAATGTCTGATGTTGATGGAAAAAACATGCTTGCTGAATTGGAAAAAGGAAATAATAAAGTTACATTTGATTTAACTTATGAATCAACAGATCCTGAAATCGTGGCAGACTTCTCATCTCGCGGTCCTGTAACAGGTACATGGATGATTAAACCAGACGTTTCTGCTCCTGGTGTGAATATCGTAAGTACAGTTCCAGGTGGATATGGTGCAAAACAAGGTACGAGTATGGCTTCACCACACGTTGCTGGTGCTGCAGCAATCCTTTTACAAGCACATCCTAATTGGAATGTAGATGATGTAAAAGCTGCATTAATGAATACAGCTGAAAACCTAATTAATCCTGCAACAGGTGCAGATTATGCACACAACACACAAGGTGCTGGAAGTATTCGAGTTGTTGATGCAATCAATGCTGAAACGTTAGTAACACCTGGTAGCCATTCATTTGGTGTATTTTCTAAAGTTGAAGATATGCAAGTTGAGAAACAACATTTTACAATTAAAAACCTTTCAAACGAAAGAAAAACATATAGTTTTGCTGTAAGTTTTAAAGGAAATCCTGATGGCATTAAAGTGATGACGAGCAACAACTTAAAAGTAAACGCTGGTCAAACTCAACAAGTGAACTTCAATGTTCAAGTAGAGGCAAGCAAGCTTACTCCTGGCTATTATGAAGGTACAGTGGTAGTGAGTGACGGAACTTCTACATTTGATGTTCCTGCAATCCTATTTGTACAAGAACCAGATTACCCACGTGTTGAATCTCTTGATGTAACAATTGATAGCAATGGACTAATCACTGAAGTTGGCGGATACTTCACTGGTGGGGCTGAGTCAGTAGAATTCTTTGTGTACCTATCAAATGCTGACGGTCAACCACTTCAATATTTAGGAGACATCGCATCGTTTGAAAATGTTGCCCAAGGATGGCAGTACTTTGCTTGGGATGGAACACTAACAAACGGAACTGAACTTCAAAAAGGCCAATACTATAACGTATATGCCTACACAACTTATAAAGGTCAGACTGACCTTACTGGTTTAAACTTTTTATTTGAATAA
- a CDS encoding serine hydrolase: protein MENILVSHLEKKLKSTKIEGFIINKGQERVFEYFKNKKVPVNSSKVYSVTKSIVSLLIGILMDQRLIKSIHQPISDYFADMDMEKKEITILHLLTMTSGQKVVNFQGSRNWVNAILEQDLIHEPGEVFEYNSGSSHLLSAIITKVTGVSAAEFAEKSLFGPLGINKFTWVSDPQRISGGGFSISLSVEDMMKIGKLLIQEGSYQSKEIVSTEWIKQAVTPFKDVETSEFGTYGYGYQFWTFTSNGTGSGLDYYCAAGLFGQYIFVVPKLNMIAVAKAQLQADNQTLPKVYFEEFLRGLT from the coding sequence ATGGAAAATATTCTAGTAAGTCATTTAGAAAAAAAGCTTAAAAGCACTAAAATAGAGGGTTTTATCATTAACAAGGGACAGGAAAGAGTATTTGAGTACTTCAAAAATAAAAAGGTTCCAGTCAATTCTTCCAAGGTTTATTCTGTTACGAAGAGTATTGTTTCATTATTGATAGGTATCTTGATGGATCAAAGGTTGATAAAAAGTATACATCAGCCTATCAGTGATTACTTTGCAGATATGGATATGGAGAAAAAAGAGATTACGATTTTACATCTGTTAACAATGACTTCTGGTCAAAAAGTGGTTAATTTTCAGGGATCAAGGAACTGGGTTAATGCAATCTTAGAGCAAGACTTGATTCATGAGCCTGGAGAAGTCTTTGAGTACAACTCAGGTAGTTCTCATCTACTAAGTGCCATTATAACGAAGGTCACAGGTGTTAGTGCAGCTGAGTTTGCTGAAAAAAGCCTGTTTGGGCCATTAGGGATAAATAAATTCACTTGGGTCAGTGATCCACAAAGAATAAGTGGTGGTGGATTCAGTATTTCTTTGAGTGTAGAAGATATGATGAAGATTGGTAAGTTACTTATTCAAGAGGGGAGCTATCAATCTAAAGAAATTGTATCAACTGAATGGATAAAGCAGGCAGTTACTCCTTTTAAAGATGTTGAAACGAGTGAGTTTGGAACGTATGGCTATGGGTATCAATTTTGGACGTTTACCAGCAACGGTACTGGGAGTGGCTTGGATTATTATTGTGCTGCTGGGCTATTTGGACAGTATATCTTTGTCGTACCTAAATTAAATATGATTGCAGTCGCGAAAGCTCAACTGCAGGCTGATAATCAGACCTTACCAAAAGTTTATTTTGAGGAGTTTCTCAGAGGGTTGACCTAG
- a CDS encoding S8 family serine peptidase encodes MKHWLSIVFTAVLLFPTFFSGFQTASASETSVVTIDPLLENAFQHESVQKVIVSFKGDGSPSSSALQLLQDIGIGTGVTMQSLPIAGVLATKDQVELLAKSSEVRSIYLNSKLEYFNGDSNDITGVDKVRTDNEFRQQNGGLPLSGKGVGVVVNDSGVDGTHKDHELGENLVQNVAANLNLNAIDPTLLPVTYLENVPNTDTNSGHGTHVAGTVGGTGAMSSGKYEGVAPGADLIGYGSGAALLVLDGIGGFDYAITNQARYDIRVITNSWGSSGDFDPNHPINIASKKAYDRGITVLFAAGNEGPGENTHNPYAKAPWVISVAAGVKDGSLADFSSRGTKGVGGTFTMDGLQWTWEDRPTVTAPGVDIVSTRVLAPVSSLAAEQDAATIDPAHLPYYTTMSGTSMATPHVAGIVALLLEANPLLSPDDVKQILQETATNMPGFEAWEVGAGYVNAYAAVDKALNGKNYGETVNLYQTFNSNVVSSTTRVPFSVNYNPVTLVSDNAYEFTVEEGLSSLVAKANGAGLLGQTGNTINLVLVAPDGTEYSSGVSVLFPLYYDRTVSVNSPMAGTWKAEIRGLQGNTLNPIGVALPEEVQGTLAFSKVTGFTGLSDIAGHPAAGAIQMGVNERLFDGYSNGTFKPDRVLTRAELAKYLVMGAEIRQSLPAAATFTDVKATDISFVEAVLAKGAAFRGAQFYNGVMQGKSGKFAPSDAVTRAELAYSLVQSLGLQEEAQAFTGDVTVQYKDERVAIQDAGQIPDELKGYVQLALDLNILNANFSVTQGQFDLQPTVTATFSPTTQVTRGEFSVAMTRFYNAYLN; translated from the coding sequence ATGAAGCATTGGTTATCTATTGTTTTTACGGCGGTATTACTATTTCCAACTTTCTTCTCAGGGTTTCAAACAGCGAGTGCAAGTGAAACGAGTGTGGTTACAATTGACCCACTTTTAGAAAATGCATTTCAACATGAAAGTGTTCAGAAGGTTATTGTTTCTTTTAAAGGAGATGGGTCGCCGAGTTCAAGTGCACTTCAGCTTTTACAGGATATCGGAATTGGAACAGGGGTAACAATGCAGTCTTTACCAATTGCCGGAGTTCTTGCGACAAAAGACCAAGTAGAGCTTCTTGCAAAAAGTAGTGAAGTTCGCTCGATCTACTTAAATAGTAAACTTGAATACTTCAATGGAGACTCGAATGATATTACTGGCGTAGATAAAGTTCGCACGGATAATGAGTTCCGTCAGCAAAATGGTGGCCTACCACTATCCGGCAAGGGTGTCGGGGTTGTTGTTAACGACAGTGGTGTTGATGGTACACATAAAGATCATGAATTAGGTGAAAATTTAGTTCAAAACGTAGCAGCAAACTTGAATCTGAACGCCATTGATCCAACTTTATTACCAGTTACTTACCTTGAAAATGTTCCTAACACAGATACAAATTCAGGTCACGGTACCCATGTTGCTGGTACTGTTGGTGGAACAGGTGCCATGTCTAGCGGGAAATATGAAGGGGTTGCACCTGGTGCTGACTTAATTGGGTATGGTTCTGGCGCGGCGTTACTCGTTTTAGACGGGATTGGCGGATTCGATTATGCGATTACTAACCAAGCGCGATATGACATCCGTGTCATCACCAATTCGTGGGGATCTTCTGGTGACTTTGACCCGAATCACCCAATCAATATTGCCAGTAAAAAAGCGTACGACCGCGGAATCACAGTACTTTTTGCAGCAGGAAATGAAGGACCTGGTGAAAATACACACAACCCTTACGCGAAGGCACCTTGGGTTATATCGGTTGCTGCAGGTGTTAAAGATGGTAGTTTAGCAGACTTTTCGTCACGAGGTACAAAAGGAGTAGGTGGAACATTCACAATGGATGGCTTACAGTGGACATGGGAAGATCGCCCGACAGTCACAGCACCTGGTGTTGATATTGTTTCGACAAGAGTGCTAGCACCGGTATCGAGTTTAGCTGCCGAGCAAGATGCAGCTACCATTGACCCAGCACATTTACCTTATTACACAACAATGAGTGGAACTTCAATGGCAACTCCTCATGTAGCGGGAATTGTAGCGTTATTACTAGAAGCAAACCCACTATTATCACCAGACGATGTGAAGCAAATTTTACAAGAAACGGCAACGAACATGCCAGGTTTTGAAGCTTGGGAAGTTGGTGCAGGTTATGTGAATGCGTACGCAGCAGTGGATAAGGCTCTTAATGGTAAAAATTACGGAGAGACCGTGAATCTCTATCAAACATTCAACAGCAATGTGGTATCTTCCACAACACGAGTTCCTTTTTCAGTAAACTATAATCCTGTGACTCTTGTATCTGACAATGCCTATGAATTTACAGTAGAAGAGGGGCTTTCAAGCCTAGTCGCAAAAGCGAATGGAGCCGGATTACTAGGCCAAACAGGGAACACAATCAATCTAGTATTGGTAGCTCCAGATGGAACAGAATATAGCTCAGGAGTTAGCGTGTTGTTCCCACTTTACTATGACCGAACAGTATCGGTTAACTCACCAATGGCTGGAACATGGAAGGCAGAAATCAGAGGCTTACAAGGAAATACATTAAACCCAATCGGGGTTGCGTTACCTGAAGAAGTACAAGGAACACTAGCGTTTTCAAAAGTAACTGGATTCACAGGTTTGAGTGATATTGCAGGCCACCCAGCAGCGGGCGCAATCCAAATGGGTGTAAATGAAAGATTATTTGACGGCTATTCAAACGGTACATTTAAACCAGACCGTGTTTTAACGAGAGCAGAACTTGCTAAATACTTAGTAATGGGAGCAGAAATTCGTCAATCGCTACCGGCAGCAGCAACATTTACAGATGTAAAAGCAACAGATATAAGCTTCGTTGAAGCAGTTCTTGCAAAAGGTGCAGCGTTCCGTGGAGCTCAATTCTACAATGGCGTTATGCAAGGTAAAAGCGGGAAGTTTGCACCAAGTGATGCAGTAACTAGAGCAGAACTAGCATACTCACTTGTTCAAAGCTTAGGCCTACAGGAAGAAGCACAAGCATTTACTGGAGATGTGACGGTACAATATAAGGATGAGCGCGTGGCAATTCAGGATGCTGGACAAATTCCAGATGAGCTAAAAGGTTATGTCCAGCTTGCATTAGACCTAAACATTCTAAACGCAAACTTCTCAGTCACACAAGGACAATTCGACCTGCAACCAACAGTAACCGCAACATTCAGCCCAACAACACAAGTCACACGTGGCGAATTTTCAGTAGCCATGACAAGATTCTATAACGCATATTTAAACTAA
- a CDS encoding DsbA family oxidoreductase → MQIEMWTDFAUPFCYIGKRRLEEAITKLNQPVEVIYRCFELDPTKGRDIKESIYESLSKKYGMSLAQAKANSRNMVQMAAEAGLDFQMDTLIQTNTFDAHRLTMYAKTKGLMIEMTERILYAYFTESKHIGDHETLTELAVEVGLDREEVSQMLASDMMAEDVRADERTAQQIGVTGVPFFLINKKYALTGAQPTEVFIQALEKIAAEDKIVVLNNQEGLNCDDDGCEIPEK, encoded by the coding sequence ATGCAAATTGAAATGTGGACAGACTTTGCTTGACCATTTTGCTATATTGGCAAAAGGCGTCTGGAAGAGGCCATTACTAAACTTAATCAACCTGTAGAAGTCATTTATCGTTGCTTTGAGTTAGATCCAACAAAGGGACGCGATATAAAAGAAAGTATTTACGAAAGCTTATCCAAAAAATATGGCATGAGCCTTGCTCAAGCGAAAGCCAATTCTCGAAACATGGTCCAAATGGCAGCGGAAGCCGGCCTGGATTTTCAAATGGATACATTAATTCAAACAAACACGTTTGATGCCCACCGTTTGACGATGTATGCCAAAACCAAGGGATTAATGATAGAAATGACTGAACGGATTTTGTATGCTTACTTTACAGAATCCAAGCATATTGGAGATCATGAAACATTAACGGAGTTGGCTGTAGAAGTTGGATTAGACCGGGAAGAAGTAAGCCAAATGTTAGCAAGTGATATGATGGCAGAAGATGTTCGTGCTGATGAACGTACCGCACAACAGATTGGTGTTACAGGCGTTCCATTCTTCCTAATTAATAAAAAGTATGCTCTAACAGGAGCACAACCAACTGAAGTATTTATACAGGCACTTGAAAAAATTGCAGCAGAAGATAAAATTGTTGTTTTAAACAACCAAGAAGGTCTTAATTGCGATGATGATGGGTGCGAAATTCCCGAGAAATAA
- a CDS encoding CPBP family intramembrane metalloprotease has protein sequence MLSNLNLTSSVTKKDIGLILIITILVDLVLYFTKYSSFMFTLYDLLLMITFYVGIKLHRVLSSNDGEPKDRKSLLNKFVIVFIAFYCAMTVIDALSYSLFESYWDNHEQYVEDSVAYVESAVAEPPTENATAEDVTYYVFSMIDSVGYEFLSSILAGTEEIWRLGYMILILLVLKAIFQKKWESGTQKPFMITALVLSSFLFGWGHTLSSHYDDLSIYLGTVILYSLAGLVLGSLLLWAKNLWILVAVHSLYDVLVTISWYYFNLALEVTIILLLIIYAFNHLGVNKRINVQQQTY, from the coding sequence ATGCTATCAAACTTAAACCTTACATCCTCCGTCACAAAAAAGGACATTGGACTAATCCTAATTATTACGATCCTTGTAGATCTTGTACTCTACTTTACGAAGTATTCTAGCTTCATGTTTACACTCTATGATTTGCTGCTGATGATTACGTTTTACGTAGGAATTAAGCTTCATCGTGTTCTTAGTAGCAACGATGGTGAACCAAAAGACAGAAAATCTCTTCTAAATAAATTTGTCATCGTATTTATTGCGTTTTACTGTGCGATGACTGTTATCGACGCATTGTCTTACTCTCTTTTTGAATCGTACTGGGATAATCATGAGCAGTATGTGGAGGATTCGGTAGCTTATGTAGAATCTGCTGTAGCAGAACCTCCTACGGAGAATGCAACTGCCGAGGACGTCACCTACTATGTTTTTAGCATGATCGATTCAGTAGGGTACGAGTTTCTAAGCTCTATTCTTGCGGGAACGGAAGAAATCTGGAGACTGGGATACATGATTCTTATTTTGTTAGTACTAAAGGCAATTTTCCAAAAGAAATGGGAAAGTGGGACACAAAAACCATTCATGATCACAGCACTTGTGCTTAGTTCTTTTTTATTTGGCTGGGGACATACCCTCTCATCTCATTATGATGATCTATCTATTTATCTCGGAACTGTTATCCTTTATTCATTAGCTGGCTTAGTCCTTGGGTCACTTCTTTTATGGGCAAAAAATCTATGGATCCTCGTAGCGGTCCATTCGTTATACGATGTGTTAGTAACCATCTCGTGGTACTATTTTAATCTAGCATTAGAAGTAACCATTATTCTTTTACTAATCATTTATGCTTTTAATCACTTGGGGGTTAATAAAAGGATCAACGTACAACAACAAACTTATTAA
- a CDS encoding 5'-nucleotidase C-terminal domain-containing protein, which yields MASLFKNKVLATSLSVSILMSGVIGGAVSAKEHKVPPGLEKKENIKVQLLSVNDLHGKINVTEQPKNNPNKYGNAAYLATYLKEREQTNENTLIIHSGDMVGGSPPVSALYQDEPTVEVMESIGFDVGTVGNHEFDEGVDEMLRLIYGGDHPNGTVNYDGINFPMIAANVVYKDSEELVLPPYYIKNIKGQKIGFIGVATTQTPNMVIAKGIQTINFTDEAEAINKFVPELTKRGVEAIVVLAHVPGSQEGDTVTGEIADIATKIDDEVDVIIAAHNHQKVNAMVDNKLIVQAWEYGKAFVDIDLEIDPVTGDIVKKEAEIVDVIQEGVTPDQKVSAILEKYSSAISSKLNEVVGVAGQFMEGGYATKAYFGDNALGNLIADGMTAAMGSDFAMMNGGGIRADLNAGDITWEELYNIQPFGNTLVKIEVAGSNMDEIINAQISDYGPDCSIAGFKYKWDSATSKVTEVTLADGTLLDENATYTLTINNYMYEHNSDKYKLRAYGANPVQGTEDLTATIEFVKSFTSPIAYEAEGRIINISAVAQ from the coding sequence ATGGCGTCATTATTTAAAAATAAGGTGCTAGCTACTTCTTTATCTGTCAGTATTTTGATGTCTGGTGTTATAGGGGGAGCAGTATCAGCCAAAGAACATAAAGTTCCACCTGGTCTTGAGAAGAAAGAAAACATTAAAGTCCAATTATTAAGTGTAAATGACCTTCATGGAAAAATTAACGTAACAGAACAACCCAAAAATAATCCAAACAAGTATGGGAATGCTGCTTACTTAGCAACTTATCTTAAAGAACGTGAACAAACTAATGAAAATACATTAATTATCCATTCAGGAGATATGGTTGGAGGAAGCCCACCTGTATCTGCTCTTTATCAAGATGAGCCAACTGTAGAAGTGATGGAATCTATTGGTTTTGATGTAGGAACTGTTGGAAACCATGAATTTGACGAAGGCGTTGATGAGATGCTTCGCTTAATTTATGGTGGTGACCATCCAAATGGAACTGTAAACTACGATGGAATTAATTTTCCGATGATAGCTGCGAATGTTGTTTATAAAGATAGTGAAGAATTAGTTCTTCCTCCTTATTACATTAAAAATATTAAAGGGCAGAAAATTGGATTTATCGGTGTTGCTACAACACAAACACCAAATATGGTTATTGCTAAAGGAATTCAAACTATCAATTTTACTGATGAAGCAGAAGCGATCAACAAATTTGTTCCTGAATTAACGAAGCGCGGTGTAGAAGCAATTGTCGTGCTGGCTCACGTACCTGGTTCACAGGAAGGGGATACAGTAACGGGGGAAATCGCAGACATTGCAACAAAGATAGATGATGAAGTAGATGTGATTATTGCAGCTCATAATCATCAAAAGGTAAATGCAATGGTCGACAACAAGCTTATTGTACAAGCTTGGGAATATGGAAAAGCATTCGTTGATATCGATCTTGAAATTGACCCTGTTACAGGTGATATTGTAAAAAAAGAAGCTGAAATCGTGGATGTTATTCAAGAGGGAGTTACTCCTGACCAAAAAGTTTCCGCAATTTTAGAAAAGTACTCAAGTGCTATCTCTTCTAAATTAAATGAAGTTGTTGGTGTAGCAGGTCAATTTATGGAGGGTGGCTATGCAACAAAAGCTTATTTTGGTGATAATGCCCTTGGTAATTTGATTGCAGACGGAATGACTGCTGCAATGGGAAGTGATTTCGCGATGATGAATGGCGGCGGAATCCGCGCAGATCTTAATGCTGGTGATATCACGTGGGAAGAATTATACAATATTCAACCGTTTGGTAACACTCTTGTTAAAATAGAAGTAGCAGGCTCTAATATGGATGAAATTATTAATGCCCAAATTTCTGATTACGGTCCAGATTGTTCTATCGCAGGATTTAAATACAAATGGGATAGCGCAACTAGCAAAGTAACTGAAGTAACATTAGCCGATGGAACTCTTCTTGATGAAAATGCGACATACACATTAACAATTAACAACTATATGTATGAACATAACTCTGACAAATATAAATTACGTGCCTATGGTGCAAATCCGGTTCAAGGGACTGAAGACCTGACTGCTACAATTGAATTTGTTAAGAGTTTTACATCTCCAATCGCATATGAAGCTGAAGGACGTATTATTAATATTTCAGCTGTAGCACAATAA
- a CDS encoding S8 family serine peptidase, which produces MKGKALLLSMLLAVATIFGSIYPASSSKAISLSETSIIDPSLLKLLSITTELQEVIVTFKTENSPTNNYLEILKDVGITQGFTFQSLPMAGALATPSQIIKLSNKSEVYSIYLNKDLLFNNEDATDLTGVDLVRTDEKMRELNGGLPVSGKGVGVVINDSGVDGTHKDIQYGDHLVQNVLGATNLHAINTLLPITYVEDVPATDNSSGHGTHVAGIVGGTGAMSSGKYEGVAPGANLIGYGSGAGIAMLDTLGGFDYALTHQHEYNIRVITNSWGATSDAGTDFDPYDPINIATKRLSDCGIVTVFSAGNSGPGESTISGNYKKAPWVVTVAAGDKNGNLADFSSRGVKDKGGTVIVDGETFTWEDRPTVTAPGVDIISTRVISPITLLGATSDVEYLDPAHIPYYTTMSGTSMAAPHVAGVIALMLEANPLLSPKDIKQILQSTATTMEGYESWEVGAGYVNAYKAVDMAFKKKK; this is translated from the coding sequence ATGAAAGGGAAAGCACTACTACTATCCATGCTACTTGCAGTAGCAACGATTTTTGGTTCAATTTATCCTGCTTCATCTTCAAAAGCAATATCTCTAAGTGAAACCTCCATCATCGATCCAAGCCTACTAAAATTATTATCTATAACTACAGAATTACAAGAAGTCATTGTTACTTTTAAAACAGAAAACAGCCCTACAAACAATTACCTTGAGATTTTAAAGGATGTAGGAATAACACAAGGGTTTACATTCCAGAGCTTACCAATGGCTGGAGCACTTGCTACCCCAAGCCAAATTATAAAGCTATCAAACAAAAGTGAAGTTTACTCCATCTATTTAAATAAAGATTTATTATTTAATAATGAAGATGCAACTGACCTAACAGGTGTGGATCTTGTTCGAACTGATGAAAAAATGAGAGAACTAAATGGCGGCCTACCTGTTTCTGGAAAAGGGGTTGGGGTCGTTATTAACGATAGCGGAGTCGACGGAACACACAAGGATATCCAATATGGTGATCACCTTGTTCAAAACGTCCTCGGTGCAACAAACCTTCATGCCATTAACACTTTACTACCAATCACGTATGTGGAAGATGTCCCTGCTACTGATAATTCTTCTGGGCACGGTACACATGTCGCTGGTATTGTAGGCGGAACAGGAGCAATGTCTAGTGGTAAATATGAAGGAGTGGCACCTGGCGCAAACCTAATTGGCTATGGCTCAGGAGCAGGAATTGCCATGCTAGATACACTTGGTGGATTTGACTATGCTTTAACACATCAACATGAATACAACATTCGCGTTATCACCAATTCATGGGGTGCTACAAGTGATGCAGGTACAGATTTTGACCCTTATGATCCAATTAATATTGCCACTAAAAGGCTATCTGACTGCGGGATTGTAACGGTATTCTCGGCTGGAAACTCGGGCCCTGGTGAATCAACAATCTCCGGTAACTATAAAAAAGCTCCATGGGTAGTGACCGTTGCAGCAGGTGATAAGAATGGCAATCTAGCAGACTTCTCATCACGTGGTGTAAAAGATAAGGGTGGAACAGTTATAGTGGACGGCGAAACATTCACATGGGAAGACCGTCCAACAGTAACTGCACCAGGAGTAGATATCATTTCAACAAGAGTCATCTCGCCAATTACCCTACTTGGTGCAACAAGTGATGTGGAATACCTAGACCCAGCACACATCCCCTACTATACAACAATGAGCGGAACATCCATGGCAGCACCACATGTGGCGGGAGTGATTGCATTAATGTTAGAAGCAAACCCGTTACTATCACCAAAAGACATTAAGCAAATCTTACAATCTACAGCTACAACAATGGAAGGCTATGAATCCTGGGAAGTTGGAGCAGGTTATGTGAATGCATATAAGGCCGTAGATATGGCATTTAAGAAAAAGAAATAG